The window GAAATCAATTTCTTAATATCAGTGAGACAAGtaaagaatacaaataattttttttctttacatttgatCATATGATTCATGAATCACAACACCTTTGAAAGATTTTCCTTATTGCAGCAATGACATCCTTATTCCTCAGGCTATATATCAAAGGGTTTAGCATTGGAGTCACAATagtatagaaaagagaaaagacctTGTCAGATTTTGCTGAATGACTAGATTTGGGTCGCAAATACACAATACTTCCAGAGCCATAGAATAAACCAACAACCATGAGGTGAGAAGAACAAGTAGAAAAGGCTTTGGATTTCCCTGAGGTTGTTGGCAGCTTCAGGATGGTGGCTAGGATTTTGATATAGGATACAGATATCAAGAGAAAGGGaatcatgacaaaaaaaagagcAGTAAAATGAACAGAGAGCTCTTTCTGATATGTGTCCCCACAGGCAACTTCCAGTAATGGTGGAGTATCACAGAAAATATGATTGAGTTTGTTAGAACCACAAAAGTTCAGAGAGAAAATCTGGCACGTGAGTCCTATCTGGACTGGAGTCCCAATGATCCAGCAAGCAATAACAAGTTGGACACATACCCTGTGATTCATGATGAGAGGATAGTAAAGAGGCTTACAGATGGCCACATATCTGTCATAAGCCATCACAGCCAGAAGTAGGCATTCTGCAGCTCCTAGAATATAAAGGAAGCAAATTTGCACAGCGCAGGACAGGAATGGAATGTTTCCCTTCTGAGTCCAAAGGTCTTTCAGCATTCTAGGGAAAGTAACTGatgtgtaacaaatttccaagaAGGAAAATTGTCCAAGAA of the Sarcophilus harrisii chromosome 6, mSarHar1.11, whole genome shotgun sequence genome contains:
- the LOC100915371 gene encoding olfactory receptor 10AG1-like, which codes for MERSNVTLVMEFILLGFGDLPNFQHLLFGIFLLIYLCILIGNGLLIVITKTNPALQTAMYFFLGQFSFLEICYTSVTFPRMLKDLWTQKGNIPFLSCAVQICFLYILGAAECLLLAVMAYDRYVAICKPLYYPLIMNHRVCVQLVIACWIIGTPVQIGLTCQIFSLNFCGSNKLNHIFCDTPPLLEVACGDTYQKELSVHFTALFFVMIPFLLISVSYIKILATILKLPTTSGKSKAFSTCSSHLMVVGLFYGSGSIVYLRPKSSHSAKSDKVFSLFYTIVTPMLNPLIYSLRNKDVIAAIRKLHNNLGSLHTLTISIISPTLNTSISTSLL